GCGCCCGACCCAGCGCGACGGCGGCCAGCGGGTGCATGTTCCCGGTCGGCTTTATGGACAAATCCGCGAGGCCCATCGCGCACAGCTGACCCGACAGCGGGCAAGGATCTGGGAATGATGACGCCTGTGACCACACGCCTTGCCGGGCTGCTTTCCCTTCTAGGCCTGCTGGTGCTGACCGCCTGTAGCCGCGGACCGGACGCGCCGCCCCTGCAGGTCGAACTTCTAAGCAACCTCTCCGACCGGGTTGGCACCCGGCTGTCCGGGGGCAAGGCGGATCCGGCCGCGCGCCCGCCGCTGACCCGCGCCGGTCTGAATGAGATCAAAGACCCCTATATCGAGGTCACCATCGAGAAAAACGATGTCTTTGCCTATCTGTCGCGCCAGCAGCTGCGCCGCGATGACAGCCCCGGCACAGTGGCGGTCTGGCGCACCGAGGACAATATCAGCCTGACCCTGCGCAACGGCGTTCTGGTGGCCACCCGCAACCTTGGCAATGACATCCTGTCCAGTTCGGCCTTGGTGGATGGGCAGGGCGCGGATGGTCCCGCTCATAGCGGCGCGCGGCGCTATCATATCCGCGGGCTGGACAATGGCGCCTGGCAGCTGGATATGCTCTGCGCCCGCCGCGATCTGGGTGCTGATCCCATCGAGATCGTCGAACTGCGCTATCCCACCCGCCATATTCAGGAACGCTGTCAGCCCAGCCAGCCGGGGCGCAGCGGTGAGATCGTCAATGACTACTGGGTAGATTCGCGCAGCGGCCGGGTCTGGCAATCACGCCAATGGGCCGGTCCCAATGTGGGCTATCTGCGCATCCGGCAGCTGACCAC
The sequence above is drawn from the Phaeobacter porticola genome and encodes:
- a CDS encoding YjbF family lipoprotein, which translates into the protein MMTPVTTRLAGLLSLLGLLVLTACSRGPDAPPLQVELLSNLSDRVGTRLSGGKADPAARPPLTRAGLNEIKDPYIEVTIEKNDVFAYLSRQQLRRDDSPGTVAVWRTEDNISLTLRNGVLVATRNLGNDILSSSALVDGQGADGPAHSGARRYHIRGLDNGAWQLDMLCARRDLGADPIEIVELRYPTRHIQERCQPSQPGRSGEIVNDYWVDSRSGRVWQSRQWAGPNVGYLRIRQLTTGG